One genomic region from Anabaena sp. PCC 7108 encodes:
- a CDS encoding radical SAM protein, producing MSIIKGTEKIANPLQKSALNKKGLCDYVVNIASGCLHGCTFCYVPSTPAIRTKQAQLREQGVNDPQMDWGQYLFVREEIPEQLEKNLSRKTTWHETPEGKGVVLLCSGTDPYQNKQTANVTRGAVKALLQNNKRVRILTRSPLWVNDLDILKHPNIIVGMSLPYLNDELSRQIEPNAPLPSERYKALIKGYEAGCRLYVAVAPTPPSMTLDDFKKHLYEIMKFNPEVIFWEPINARGTNGKRMIAAGLEFTTSIMTRNAWAEYFKRQWNDIEEAAREVGCLDRLHIWPDPELRGYVDDAKLDNWLYRPTVEKWDNTKMSKTKVTSIKSVRKTSQMAHTS from the coding sequence ATGTCCATCATCAAAGGCACTGAAAAAATTGCAAACCCTCTACAAAAAAGCGCCCTTAATAAAAAAGGGTTATGTGATTATGTAGTTAACATCGCATCAGGGTGTTTACATGGTTGTACCTTCTGTTATGTACCTTCAACTCCAGCAATTCGTACAAAACAAGCGCAATTAAGAGAACAGGGAGTAAATGATCCTCAAATGGATTGGGGACAATACCTTTTTGTTCGTGAAGAAATACCTGAGCAATTAGAAAAAAATCTAAGCCGTAAGACAACTTGGCACGAAACACCAGAAGGTAAAGGTGTAGTTCTTCTTTGTTCTGGTACAGATCCTTATCAAAACAAGCAAACTGCTAATGTTACCCGTGGTGCTGTTAAAGCTCTATTGCAAAATAACAAAAGAGTTAGAATTCTTACTCGCAGTCCTCTATGGGTAAATGACCTTGATATTCTCAAACATCCTAACATCATTGTTGGTATGAGTTTACCATACTTAAATGATGAATTAAGTCGCCAGATTGAACCTAATGCACCTTTGCCTTCTGAACGTTATAAAGCTTTAATCAAGGGTTATGAAGCTGGGTGTAGATTGTATGTTGCAGTCGCTCCTACTCCTCCCAGCATGACTTTAGATGATTTCAAAAAACATTTGTATGAAATAATGAAATTTAACCCAGAAGTCATCTTTTGGGAGCCTATTAATGCTCGTGGAACTAATGGCAAGCGAATGATAGCTGCGGGATTAGAATTTACTACTTCTATTATGACTAGAAATGCATGGGCAGAATATTTCAAACGACAGTGGAATGATATTGAAGAAGCAGCAAGAGAAGTAGGTTGTTTGGATCGTCTTCATATTTGGCCTGATCCTGAATTGAGAGGTTATGTTGATGATGCTAAATTAGATAATTGGTTGTATAGACCTACAGTAGAAAAATGGGATAATACGAAGATGTCAAAAACAAAAGTAACATCTATTAAATCAGTTCGTAAAACATCTCAAATGGCTCATACATCATAA